In one Roseinatronobacter monicus genomic region, the following are encoded:
- the istB gene encoding IS21-like element helper ATPase IstB → MLSALRLPSFHKLWQEIATRADTEGWPAARFLAVLAEYELAERDMRRMRRHLNESQLPAGKTLATFDFKALPTLPRARVEALAAGDWLDGGANLIAIGNSGTGKTHILCAIGHALIEAGHRVFYTRTSDLVQRLQAARRDLVLEAALAKLDKFDLIILDDITYAHKDQAETGVLFELIARRYEYRSIAIAANQPFSGWDQIFPDKAMTVAAIDRLVHHASILEMNAQSFRQRSAAANMKMQNEASATTKNDNQEEGKNLT, encoded by the coding sequence ATGCTGAGCGCCCTGCGCTTACCCAGCTTCCACAAGCTATGGCAGGAAATCGCCACACGAGCCGATACCGAAGGCTGGCCGGCTGCGCGCTTCCTGGCCGTGCTGGCCGAATACGAACTCGCCGAGCGGGACATGCGCCGCATGCGCCGTCATCTGAATGAATCCCAGCTCCCAGCTGGAAAGACTTTGGCAACCTTCGATTTCAAAGCTCTGCCTACCTTACCACGCGCCCGGGTCGAAGCTCTGGCTGCGGGAGATTGGTTGGACGGCGGCGCAAACCTGATCGCCATTGGCAACTCCGGCACGGGCAAGACCCACATTCTCTGTGCCATTGGCCATGCCCTGATCGAAGCAGGCCATAGGGTCTTCTATACCCGGACCAGCGATCTTGTCCAAAGACTGCAAGCCGCACGTCGGGATCTGGTGCTCGAAGCAGCTTTGGCCAAGCTCGACAAATTTGACCTGATCATCCTTGATGACATTACCTATGCCCACAAGGATCAGGCCGAAACCGGGGTGCTCTTCGAACTGATTGCCCGGCGATACGAATATCGCAGCATCGCCATCGCGGCCAATCAGCCGTTCAGTGGATGGGATCAAATCTTTCCCGACAAAGCCATGACCGTCGCGGCCATCGACCGACTTGTCCACCATGCCAGCATTCTTGAGATGAATGCGCAAAGCTTTCGCCAAAGAAGCGCTGCGGCCAACATGAAAATGCAAAACGAAGCCTCAGCGACAACCAAAAACGACAACCAAGAAGAAGGAAAAAACCTGACCTAA
- a CDS encoding Mu transposase domain-containing protein — MVYSRWEHVGVVLGGESFTALAENLQQALWALGGVPQNHRTDSLSAAFRNLTRDECEDITKRYEAFVGHYGMDASRNNRGEAHENGAVESQNRHLKKAIAQALILRGSRDFASVAEYRRFIDMLVARRNRQRMEAVEVEQLHLKPLPPRRTTDYTEVIVPVTRMGGFRVKSIFYSAPSQLIGQRLRIHLYDDRLDAFLGSTLVATHPRGRGRNDGHRVHVINYHHVIHALKRKPQALWSSIYRDGLFPRTEYAQAWEVLQHSLPRRDACRRMVALLFIAHDQACEAELARLLADDLGSGLIPDPKTLATQLTPKHAVLPKDVVVSHPSLDSFDALLEVRA; from the coding sequence ATGGTCTATAGCCGCTGGGAACATGTTGGTGTTGTCTTGGGCGGGGAGAGCTTTACGGCCTTGGCCGAGAACCTCCAGCAGGCGTTGTGGGCCTTGGGGGGTGTTCCACAAAACCATCGTACGGATAGTCTTTCAGCCGCATTTCGAAATCTGACGCGTGACGAGTGTGAGGATATTACCAAGCGCTATGAAGCGTTCGTCGGTCATTATGGTATGGATGCCAGTCGCAACAACCGTGGTGAAGCCCATGAGAATGGCGCCGTGGAATCGCAGAACCGTCACTTGAAGAAGGCCATCGCACAGGCACTGATCCTGCGCGGCAGCCGTGATTTTGCATCTGTGGCCGAGTATCGTCGTTTCATTGATATGCTGGTGGCGCGGCGCAATCGACAGCGTATGGAAGCGGTTGAGGTAGAACAGCTGCATCTTAAACCTTTGCCGCCGCGGCGCACCACAGACTATACGGAAGTTATCGTGCCGGTCACAAGAATGGGCGGCTTCAGGGTCAAAAGCATCTTTTACAGCGCGCCGTCACAGCTCATCGGGCAGCGTTTGCGCATCCATCTATATGATGACCGCCTCGACGCATTCTTGGGCAGCACCCTTGTCGCAACGCATCCCCGTGGCCGAGGCCGTAACGATGGCCATCGTGTCCATGTCATCAATTACCACCACGTTATCCATGCCTTGAAGCGCAAACCACAGGCTCTTTGGAGCTCGATCTACCGCGATGGCCTCTTCCCCCGCACCGAATACGCGCAGGCCTGGGAAGTGCTACAGCACAGCCTGCCGCGACGCGACGCCTGCCGCCGCATGGTCGCTCTGCTCTTTATTGCCCACGATCAAGCCTGCGAAGCGGAATTGGCACGTCTTCTTGCTGACGATCTCGGCTCTGGTTTGATACCGGACCCAAAGACGCTCGCGACACAGCTCACCCCTAAACACGCGGTGCTGCCAAAGGATGTTGTGGTTTCTCATCCGTCGCTGGACAGCTTCGATGCGCTGCTGGAGGTACGCGCATGA
- a CDS encoding helix-turn-helix domain-containing protein: MRHATETTTALAERTFWPCPNPYELLGPVRVLKKELGLTANDLAVLTALISFLPRKEREIQDSQRLTLTVVFPSNASLSERANGLDERTLRRSLGRLLAAELIERKSSANGKRFPLRYGGVIRDAFGIDLKPLIQRHDALATQALQLTEERERLRSLKAEALALRASLLQQTRFDEAKLSTLNLIRNVLRRATLTVDTVLNVISELRALGASTDASYGEHHAAAKAGFEDNSQAVEHQPHAPESNDLPATNGQNVRQIESIKKDIKQIATAMVNRGEQTAKTKPTINRDTARMAWEDFTHVAAFFPEPPRTGDALTRILYDLGRLLRINQDELRHGIQKAGAGKLLLVFDYLLARADTIRNPGAYFVRILRTQLAPT; encoded by the coding sequence ATGAGACATGCAACTGAAACAACAACCGCCTTGGCGGAACGGACATTTTGGCCCTGCCCTAACCCCTATGAGCTTCTGGGCCCCGTTCGCGTACTGAAGAAGGAGCTCGGTCTCACAGCCAATGACCTCGCCGTTCTGACCGCGCTCATTAGCTTCCTGCCCCGCAAAGAACGCGAGATTCAGGACAGCCAGCGACTTACGCTCACTGTCGTGTTCCCATCGAACGCTTCTCTGTCAGAGCGCGCCAATGGGCTCGACGAGAGAACACTTCGACGCAGCCTAGGACGCCTCTTAGCTGCTGAACTGATCGAGCGAAAGAGCTCAGCAAATGGCAAGCGCTTTCCGCTGCGTTATGGAGGCGTTATCAGAGATGCCTTCGGTATCGACCTGAAGCCCTTGATCCAAAGGCACGACGCGCTCGCGACACAAGCCTTGCAGCTCACCGAAGAACGCGAGCGCTTGCGCTCACTGAAAGCTGAGGCTTTAGCCCTACGTGCTTCGCTTCTCCAACAGACACGCTTCGATGAAGCAAAGCTGTCTACCCTCAACTTGATCAGAAATGTCCTGCGTCGAGCAACATTAACCGTTGATACAGTCCTGAACGTTATCTCAGAACTTAGGGCCCTCGGAGCCAGTACCGACGCAAGCTACGGTGAACACCATGCCGCAGCAAAAGCTGGTTTCGAAGACAATTCCCAAGCTGTCGAACACCAACCTCATGCACCAGAATCCAACGATCTGCCCGCCACAAACGGACAAAATGTCCGGCAGATAGAGTCTATAAAAAAAGATATTAAACAGATTGCTACGGCTATGGTTAATCGCGGTGAACAAACCGCAAAAACCAAACCCACGATCAACAGAGACACAGCACGCATGGCATGGGAAGACTTCACCCATGTTGCGGCATTTTTCCCAGAACCTCCACGCACAGGAGACGCCCTTACCCGCATTCTATACGACCTCGGTCGATTGCTAAGAATAAACCAAGACGAACTGAGGCATGGAATCCAGAAAGCTGGCGCTGGCAAACTGCTTCTCGTCTTCGACTACCTGTTAGCAAGAGCAGACACGATCAGAAACCCTGGCGCTTATTTTGTAAGGATCCTACGCACACAACTTGCTCCTACATAA